A DNA window from Parabacteroides johnsonii DSM 18315 contains the following coding sequences:
- a CDS encoding beta family protein — MDRKYTVIVKTGEAEIRALENTSRNLLQCILPVIEITRGRKITKNEIETYPFDKRLLKLKKVFQGQTVCLDLTSDDSLSSDEISYLYDPTNGYQNWINFLLQIKSENIFEEIIPTLILNLNDDDFEANLLLQVQNLKMYFDSILYRNDISDENCYDDFELIKQELVDINFYVLLDCGYTPQASYRNVALKCIARIKNLHSILDDRINYIVCSTSFPNNVRDLGDVDSDTFSISEIDIYNLISEQCSNIIYGDYASINPVRNDTITMARGWIPRIDTPLERSIFYYKQRRPKGVSAYASTYIQVAQQTVRDSRFPKAIEDNWGVEQIRSCAKGGAPSSSPSFWISVRMNIYIEQQIKRIYSY, encoded by the coding sequence ATGGATAGAAAATATACGGTGATAGTTAAGACAGGTGAGGCGGAGATTAGGGCTCTTGAAAACACAAGTAGGAATCTCTTGCAATGTATACTTCCAGTAATAGAGATAACTAGAGGTCGAAAAATAACAAAAAATGAAATAGAGACGTATCCTTTTGATAAACGTCTATTGAAATTGAAAAAAGTATTTCAAGGGCAGACTGTATGTTTAGATTTAACATCTGATGATTCATTGTCTTCAGACGAAATTAGTTATTTATATGATCCTACAAATGGATATCAGAACTGGATTAATTTTCTACTTCAAATTAAAAGTGAGAATATTTTTGAAGAAATTATTCCAACTCTCATTTTAAATTTGAATGATGATGATTTTGAAGCGAATCTCCTTCTCCAAGTACAAAATCTAAAAATGTATTTTGATTCTATTTTATATCGCAATGATATTTCAGATGAAAATTGTTATGATGATTTTGAATTAATAAAACAGGAATTGGTTGATATTAATTTCTATGTTCTATTAGATTGTGGATATACACCGCAAGCTTCATACAGAAATGTTGCTTTGAAGTGTATTGCGAGAATCAAAAACCTACATTCTATCTTGGATGATAGAATAAATTATATAGTTTGTTCGACTTCATTTCCAAATAATGTTCGAGACTTAGGTGATGTTGATAGTGACACATTCAGTATTTCGGAAATAGATATATATAATTTAATATCTGAGCAGTGTTCTAACATTATTTACGGAGATTATGCTTCTATTAATCCGGTCAGAAATGATACTATCACAATGGCTAGAGGGTGGATACCTAGAATTGATACTCCGTTAGAAAGAAGTATTTTTTATTATAAGCAACGTCGTCCCAAAGGTGTTTCCGCTTATGCTTCTACTTATATTCAAGTAGCTCAACAAACAGTAAGAGATTCTAGATTTCCTAAGGCTATTGAGGATAACTGGGGAGTTGAGCAAATTAGATCATGTGCAAAGGGGGGAGCTCCTTCATCATCTCCTTCTTTTTGGATATCTGTACGTATGAATATCTATATTGAACAACAGATTAAAAGAATATATTCTTATTGA
- a CDS encoding DUF3876 domain-containing protein, which produces MKRTKEDYPSFNLFSIVGTWESINLNPTVIIYRNDKDYLLSIIYVSEATKQASPATYEIHKEGSLYFIAPAPKRIYIDYDPVKDVLNLSSLGDYLRN; this is translated from the coding sequence ATGAAAAGAACTAAAGAAGATTATCCGTCCTTCAACCTGTTCTCCATTGTTGGCACATGGGAAAGCATTAATCTGAATCCTACGGTTATCATCTACCGGAACGACAAAGATTATCTTCTCTCTATTATATATGTATCGGAAGCCACCAAACAGGCTTCACCCGCCACATATGAAATACATAAAGAAGGTAGCTTGTATTTTATCGCTCCTGCTCCTAAACGGATTTACATAGATTATGATCCGGTGAAAGATGTGCTTAACCTTTCATCGTTAGGCGATTATCTGCGTAACTAA
- a CDS encoding helix-turn-helix domain-containing protein, whose protein sequence is MELIDKDTPQVKEFISSLDSMLNGIESIIKHYKPHLNGERFLSNHEISKKLNVSLRTLQEWRDTGLIPFIQIKGKIIYRQSDIDKLLQKHYFESWKE, encoded by the coding sequence ATGGAATTAATAGATAAAGATACACCGCAAGTTAAAGAGTTCATTTCTTCGCTCGATTCAATGTTGAACGGTATTGAATCAATTATCAAGCACTATAAGCCCCATTTGAACGGAGAACGTTTTCTTTCCAATCATGAGATTTCTAAAAAGCTAAATGTCAGTTTACGAACTCTGCAAGAATGGAGAGATACGGGATTAATCCCCTTCATTCAGATAAAAGGTAAAATCATCTACCGACAAAGTGATATTGATAAACTGCTCCAAAAGCATTACTTTGAAAGCTGGAAGGAATAA
- a CDS encoding helix-turn-helix domain-containing protein, with protein MYIDNENFEKWMEKLSKKLTEIGKDLKSLINTDKVLDDNEKILDNQDLAFLLKVSFRTLQRYRVSGLLPFFTIGKKTYYRASDIRSFVRERADSQTYKQFEKANQLENQP; from the coding sequence ATGTATATAGACAACGAAAACTTTGAGAAATGGATGGAGAAGCTATCCAAGAAACTCACTGAAATAGGGAAAGACTTAAAATCCCTAATCAATACCGATAAAGTATTAGATGATAATGAAAAGATACTCGATAATCAGGATTTAGCCTTTCTTCTGAAAGTATCTTTCCGAACTCTTCAACGTTATAGGGTAAGCGGGCTACTACCTTTCTTTACCATTGGAAAGAAAACTTATTATCGTGCTAGTGATATCCGGTCTTTCGTTCGTGAACGTGCCGATTCTCAAACCTACAAACAGTTTGAAAAAGCTAATCAATTGGAGAATCAGCCGTGA
- a CDS encoding TetR/AcrR family transcriptional regulator, whose translation MKGKSITGERDREATEKRLLDTIGKMIAEDGFEKIGINAIATQSGVSKILIYRYFGSVEGLMAAYIRQHDFWINFPLEYPSREKLPAFVKSMFQGQIEQLRNNPTLKRLYRWELSCNNDMIVKLREQREKVGIDLVKKVSELTGHPQKEIAAIASMLTASITYLVMLEDFCPVYNGIPLNENSGWEQINEGIEVLINKVFQDEN comes from the coding sequence ATGAAAGGAAAAAGCATAACAGGAGAAAGAGATCGGGAAGCTACCGAAAAGCGGTTGCTAGATACTATCGGTAAAATGATTGCCGAAGATGGCTTCGAGAAAATCGGCATTAACGCTATAGCTACCCAATCAGGTGTTTCAAAGATATTGATATACCGTTATTTCGGTTCGGTAGAGGGACTTATGGCTGCTTACATACGGCAACATGATTTTTGGATCAATTTCCCTCTTGAATATCCCAGCCGTGAAAAACTACCTGCATTCGTGAAAAGTATGTTTCAAGGACAGATTGAGCAATTAAGGAATAATCCTACTTTGAAAAGGCTTTATCGCTGGGAATTATCTTGTAATAATGATATGATTGTAAAGCTAAGAGAGCAACGGGAAAAAGTAGGAATAGACCTTGTAAAGAAAGTAAGCGAACTAACAGGACATCCCCAAAAGGAAATTGCAGCAATAGCCTCTATGCTGACAGCATCAATTACTTATTTGGTAATGCTGGAAGATTTTTGTCCGGTTTACAATGGCATTCCTCTGAATGAGAATTCAGGATGGGAACAGATAAACGAAGGAATTGAAGTTTTAATAAATAAGGTATTTCAAGATGAAAACTGA
- a CDS encoding helix-turn-helix domain-containing protein — MDIVAIERVSFDSFRKKLEQIVSWADNTSLSPSDMRIEKEWIEGRTLAASLNIPLRTLQSLRESGKLSFSTVGKKVYYKVAEVQKLLDSGRIKVTTKE, encoded by the coding sequence ATGGATATAGTAGCAATAGAAAGAGTTTCCTTCGATTCTTTTAGAAAGAAGTTGGAACAGATTGTATCATGGGCAGATAATACTTCTTTATCTCCCTCTGATATGCGTATTGAGAAAGAATGGATAGAGGGTAGAACATTGGCAGCTTCCTTAAATATTCCTTTACGAACATTACAGTCTTTACGTGAGAGTGGCAAACTTTCTTTTTCGACTGTTGGCAAGAAGGTATATTATAAGGTTGCCGAAGTACAAAAACTATTGGATTCAGGTAGAATAAAAGTAACCACTAAAGAATAA
- a CDS encoding TetR/AcrR family transcriptional regulator, with the protein MNDTRNEIIRLGSELIRSIGYNAFSYADISKALGIKNAAIHYYFPSKSDLGVEIIQRNIYAFKELVDSWKKLDYRKQFYNYVHMHDSFVENHWVCVVGALSPSFDTLPENMQKKLRELVNLILKWLTDLLEVGLQTKVFSFNEQPQIKAYMVHSALLSSLQMNKVLRNDVYKSIQAGLLSI; encoded by the coding sequence ATGAATGATACAAGAAATGAAATAATTCGTTTGGGAAGTGAATTAATCCGCTCTATCGGATATAATGCTTTTAGCTATGCTGATATATCCAAAGCATTGGGTATAAAGAATGCGGCAATTCATTATTATTTTCCTTCTAAATCTGATTTAGGTGTGGAAATCATTCAACGTAACATTTATGCTTTTAAAGAATTGGTGGATAGTTGGAAAAAGCTGGATTATAGAAAACAATTCTATAATTACGTTCACATGCACGATAGTTTTGTTGAAAATCATTGGGTTTGTGTGGTTGGAGCACTTTCGCCCTCTTTTGATACATTACCTGAAAATATGCAGAAAAAATTACGAGAATTGGTGAATCTTATTCTTAAATGGCTTACAGACTTATTGGAAGTTGGTTTGCAAACCAAAGTTTTTTCATTTAATGAACAGCCACAAATTAAAGCATATATGGTTCATTCAGCCTTACTATCTTCTTTGCAAATGAATAAAGTTCTTAGAAATGATGTATATAAGTCAATTCAGGCAGGATTATTAAGCATTTAA
- a CDS encoding helix-turn-helix domain-containing protein, translating to MEVVTIEKRTFSYVCERFTEFAKRIESLCSTHTQKVENWLDSQEVCLLLGFSKRTLQYYRSSGRLAYSQIGSKIYYKSADIGKIISNCEIKNQSPKQIMPYEKN from the coding sequence ATGGAAGTAGTAACCATCGAAAAAAGAACATTCTCGTATGTCTGCGAGCGGTTCACAGAGTTTGCCAAACGGATAGAAAGTTTATGCAGCACTCATACCCAAAAAGTAGAAAACTGGCTGGATAGTCAGGAAGTATGCTTGTTGTTAGGCTTTAGCAAACGAACGCTGCAATATTACCGAAGTAGCGGACGGCTGGCTTATTCTCAAATAGGGAGCAAGATTTATTATAAATCTGCTGATATTGGAAAGATTATTTCAAACTGTGAAATAAAGAATCAATCACCCAAACAAATCATGCCTTATGAAAAGAACTAA
- a CDS encoding ImmA/IrrE family metallo-endopeptidase: protein MGVKGSRKKNNSPTKYQEPDLLVGVDDILKSAQEKGLYTGKSLNIEDVVNSFEDIQVVYESMDANQSGSLSNIDGKWIVCINKNHNNKRQRFTLAHELGHYILHKEKSVEFVDTTFFRSDEMDSIEYHANEFAARLLMPENTVRNLIEEERIKNIGVLAEQFGVSSAAMKYRVLSLGYKMKDNG, encoded by the coding sequence ATGGGAGTAAAAGGAAGCCGAAAAAAAAATAATAGCCCTACAAAGTATCAGGAACCTGATTTACTCGTAGGAGTTGATGATATATTAAAATCTGCACAAGAAAAAGGATTATATACAGGTAAGTCTTTAAATATTGAAGATGTAGTCAATTCTTTTGAAGATATTCAAGTAGTATACGAATCTATGGACGCAAACCAATCAGGCTCTTTAAGCAACATAGATGGTAAATGGATTGTTTGTATTAATAAAAATCACAACAACAAGAGACAAAGGTTTACCCTTGCTCATGAATTGGGACATTACATTCTACATAAAGAAAAAAGTGTTGAATTCGTTGATACAACCTTCTTTAGAAGTGATGAGATGGATTCGATTGAATATCATGCGAATGAATTTGCAGCAAGATTATTGATGCCTGAAAATACTGTTAGGAATCTAATAGAAGAAGAACGTATAAAAAACATAGGTGTGTTAGCTGAGCAGTTTGGGGTATCATCTGCTGCAATGAAATATAGAGTATTATCATTAGGATATAAAATGAAAGATAATGGATAG
- a CDS encoding DUF5712 family protein, whose product MHIDFAPPSNGIYNNAGSSRQLANYMEHEDFERMEKGIYTEGFFNLTDDNIYKSMVIKDIDSNIGQLLKTDAKFYAIHVSPSEKELRAMGNTEQEQAEAMKRYIREVFISEYAKSFNKELSTSDIKFYGKIHFDRSRSDNELNMHCHLIVSRKDQSNKKKLSPLTNHKNTKNGVIKGGFDRVNLFQQAEQGFDKLFNYNRRQTETFHYHKTIKNGSISEQLKLQEQNITGEKKKETFQSREKENMISCILDSKQENKRSNNQQNNSSGDFLLPIFSLGDSNSAALTEESQAQKRKKKGIKR is encoded by the coding sequence ATGCACATAGACTTTGCCCCACCATCTAATGGCATATATAATAATGCTGGTAGTAGCCGACAACTAGCAAATTATATGGAACATGAGGATTTCGAACGAATGGAAAAAGGCATCTATACCGAAGGCTTCTTCAATCTGACAGATGATAACATCTATAAATCAATGGTTATAAAAGATATAGATAGTAATATCGGGCAACTCCTAAAAACGGATGCTAAGTTTTATGCTATTCATGTCAGTCCATCGGAAAAAGAACTCCGAGCGATGGGTAATACGGAACAGGAACAAGCCGAAGCAATGAAGCGATATATCCGTGAAGTGTTTATTTCTGAATATGCCAAGAGCTTCAACAAAGAACTATCCACTTCGGATATAAAGTTTTACGGTAAGATTCATTTTGATCGTAGTCGTTCAGATAATGAACTGAATATGCACTGCCATCTGATTGTGAGTCGGAAAGATCAGTCCAATAAAAAGAAGTTATCACCACTTACCAATCACAAAAACACCAAGAACGGAGTGATAAAAGGTGGTTTTGACCGAGTGAACCTATTTCAACAGGCAGAACAAGGATTTGATAAATTGTTTAATTACAATCGACGACAAACTGAAACATTTCATTATCATAAAACGATAAAGAACGGTTCTATATCAGAACAGCTTAAATTACAGGAACAAAATATTACTGGCGAAAAGAAAAAAGAAACATTCCAATCTCGTGAAAAAGAAAACATGATTTCTTGTATTCTTGATAGCAAACAAGAAAACAAGCGCTCTAATAATCAGCAAAATAATAGTAGTGGTGATTTTCTATTGCCTATCTTCTCATTGGGAGATAGTAATAGTGCAGCATTGACAGAGGAATCGCAAGCACAGAAACGCAAGAAAAAAGGGATAAAAAGATGA
- a CDS encoding BfmA/BtgA family mobilization protein, with product MPNSSRKTIFTTISIDKETAALVEKICKRYSLKKSEVVKLAFGYIDKAHINPSEAPESVKSELAKINKRQDDIIRFIRHYEEEQLNPMIRATNSIALRFDAIGRTLETLILSQLEASQERQTAVLKKLSEEFGNHADVINNQSKQINALYQIHQRDYKKLLHLIQLYSELSACGVMDSKRKENLKVEISNLINT from the coding sequence ATGCCAAATAGCAGTCGAAAAACGATATTCACTACCATTTCCATAGACAAGGAAACGGCAGCTTTGGTAGAGAAGATATGCAAACGCTATTCACTGAAAAAGAGTGAAGTTGTAAAGTTGGCGTTCGGGTATATAGACAAGGCGCATATCAACCCATCCGAAGCACCTGAATCCGTAAAATCAGAACTGGCGAAAATAAATAAGAGACAGGATGATATTATCCGTTTCATTCGTCACTATGAGGAAGAGCAACTGAATCCGATGATACGAGCTACAAATTCTATCGCTTTACGTTTCGATGCTATCGGCAGAACTTTAGAAACCCTTATTCTCTCTCAACTGGAAGCCAGCCAAGAGAGACAAACAGCCGTGCTAAAAAAGTTAAGCGAAGAGTTCGGCAATCATGCCGATGTGATAAACAACCAGTCTAAACAGATTAATGCACTTTATCAGATACACCAACGGGATTATAAAAAGTTGCTTCACCTGATACAACTCTATTCGGAGTTATCCGCTTGTGGTGTGATGGATAGCAAAAGAAAAGAGAACCTGAAAGTTGAAATCAGCAATCTGATAAATACATAG
- a CDS encoding helix-turn-helix domain-containing protein has protein sequence MDLYTDEDSQELLQSLDRVLPYIEYALKNNKPMFEGERYLTSEELCSILKISRRTLQYYRDDGIFPFIQLPGKVLFCESDIRKVLEDRFRSAYNIEDYSL, from the coding sequence ATGGATTTATACACGGATGAGGATAGCCAAGAATTATTGCAATCGTTAGATAGGGTTTTACCTTATATAGAATATGCATTGAAGAATAATAAGCCCATGTTTGAGGGTGAACGGTATCTGACAAGTGAAGAACTTTGTTCTATCCTCAAAATCAGCCGTAGAACTTTGCAGTATTATCGAGATGATGGCATTTTCCCTTTTATTCAACTTCCGGGCAAAGTGCTGTTCTGTGAATCGGATATTAGAAAGGTTTTGGAAGATAGGTTTCGTTCTGCCTATAATATAGAAGATTATTCTCTTTAG
- a CDS encoding sce7726 family protein → MESISVKHQTSAEYIKGRIIDFFIQESDDILIGNEVMYGIKRKVVDLLIIKKEKLIAIEIKGDNDDLRRLQEQISECRKIFDYIIICTTSVHLSKLVGSIPSDIGIFIIDNNRIKKIKAPKKLVEQNKMDMLYTMNARYLKQSLHIKSKFNSDEVRKYASQISITKTHQLLREYFSFKIKEKYLLFLSDRGVETHIDDIPLLSSNIEIQ, encoded by the coding sequence ATGGAATCAATAAGTGTAAAACATCAAACCTCTGCAGAATATATAAAAGGGAGAATTATTGACTTTTTTATTCAAGAATCCGATGATATTCTCATCGGCAACGAAGTTATGTATGGGATAAAAAGAAAAGTCGTTGATTTGCTAATAATAAAAAAAGAAAAATTAATTGCTATTGAAATCAAAGGAGATAACGATGATTTAAGAAGGTTACAAGAGCAGATTAGTGAATGTCGGAAAATATTTGATTATATAATCATTTGTACAACAAGTGTTCATCTTAGCAAACTTGTGGGTTCTATTCCAAGCGATATAGGAATTTTCATTATTGACAATAATCGCATAAAGAAAATAAAAGCACCCAAAAAGCTAGTAGAACAAAATAAAATGGATATGCTATATACAATGAACGCCCGATATTTAAAACAATCATTACATATTAAATCCAAATTCAACTCAGATGAAGTTAGAAAATATGCATCACAAATAAGCATAACTAAGACACACCAACTTCTAAGAGAGTATTTCTCGTTTAAAATAAAAGAAAAATATCTACTATTCTTATCCGATAGAGGCGTAGAAACCCATATTGATGATATACCTTTATTGTCTTCCAATATTGAGATTCAATAA
- a CDS encoding Acg family FMN-binding oxidoreductase: MKTDFIQIASYASKAPSGHNTQPWKFHITDSTITVLPNLDVALPVVDRNNRELFISLGCAVENLCIAASYFGYTTHIIECSIEAIILELTKNDLTIEDSLFHQIEKRQTNRNIYNGNKISDGILQQLQSIPKENGIQFYFTEINTPFANTITQYIMKGNEIQMADIAFKNELLSWMRFNKKQVEATHNGLSYLVFGNPPLPRILARPIVSLFLKPNAQNKSDRKKIDSSSHFVVCTTQRDTIEEWINLGRTLQRFLLKVTEIGIAYAFLNQPCEVAALAFDLREKLPVNKEHPTLIMRIGYAKQIPYSPRKKIETLLV, encoded by the coding sequence ATGAAAACTGATTTCATACAAATAGCCAGTTATGCTTCCAAAGCTCCTTCGGGACATAACACACAGCCTTGGAAGTTTCATATTACGGACAGTACTATTACGGTTCTCCCCAACTTAGATGTAGCGTTACCTGTCGTTGATAGAAACAATCGTGAGTTATTTATTAGCTTAGGCTGTGCTGTTGAAAACTTATGCATCGCTGCCAGCTATTTTGGTTACACTACCCATATAATAGAATGCAGTATAGAAGCGATTATTCTTGAATTAACGAAAAATGATCTCACAATTGAAGATTCCCTATTCCATCAAATTGAGAAACGACAGACAAACCGCAATATCTATAATGGCAATAAAATATCAGATGGAATTCTGCAACAACTTCAATCCATTCCAAAAGAAAATGGTATTCAATTCTACTTTACTGAAATAAATACGCCATTTGCAAATACAATAACCCAATACATAATGAAAGGGAATGAAATTCAAATGGCTGATATTGCTTTCAAGAATGAATTGCTTTCGTGGATGAGGTTTAATAAAAAACAAGTTGAGGCTACACATAACGGGCTAAGTTATTTGGTTTTCGGAAATCCACCACTTCCTAGAATATTAGCACGTCCCATAGTTAGCTTATTCTTAAAACCTAATGCACAAAACAAATCGGATAGAAAGAAAATAGATTCTTCCTCGCATTTTGTTGTATGCACCACACAACGAGATACAATCGAAGAGTGGATTAACTTGGGGCGAACACTCCAACGCTTTCTGTTAAAAGTAACTGAGATCGGGATTGCTTATGCTTTTTTGAATCAGCCGTGCGAAGTTGCGGCATTAGCTTTTGACTTACGAGAGAAATTACCTGTCAATAAGGAACACCCAACATTAATAATGAGAATTGGTTATGCAAAGCAAATCCCTTATTCTCCCCGTAAAAAGATTGAAACATTACTAGTCTAA
- a CDS encoding site-specific integrase, whose protein sequence is MKRQTFNVLFFIRKTRTVKSGETPIMLRITIQGQLAEMQLKRTVKPELWSQAKERCTGKDAKSVEINRYLESVKLRLYDIHRTLEDENKLINPMEIKRRFLGLDEKHLMFFEVFQEHNDKCRELIGKDYAKVTISRFDTCLRYFKEMALKKYHLKDIPMKEISHAIIQDYIHFLKTRKDLQENTVIRYMKVVKKITNMALANDWMEKDPFINIRFHEQEVHKEFLTKEELETMQNKVFDIPRLDLVRDIFLFQCFTGLAFIDVSELKAEHLVSDNQGNLWIRKARQKTKVMCNIPLLDIPLAILEKYDGHPLAKKKGTLLPVPCNQKLNNYLKEIADLCSIKKNLTTHTGRHTFSTVVALANNVSLENVAKMLGHTNTKMTQRYAKVLDQSILRDMQNVRESFSTKTT, encoded by the coding sequence ATGAAACGACAGACTTTCAACGTGCTGTTCTTCATCCGCAAAACAAGAACAGTAAAGTCAGGTGAGACACCTATCATGTTGCGGATAACAATTCAAGGGCAATTAGCTGAAATGCAGCTAAAAAGAACCGTTAAGCCTGAACTTTGGTCGCAAGCTAAGGAACGGTGTACAGGCAAAGACGCTAAATCAGTAGAGATAAACCGTTATCTAGAATCAGTTAAACTGCGCCTGTACGATATTCATCGAACTTTGGAAGATGAAAATAAACTTATCAATCCGATGGAGATTAAAAGACGCTTTCTCGGACTGGATGAAAAGCATCTAATGTTCTTTGAAGTTTTTCAGGAACATAATGACAAATGTCGTGAGTTGATTGGCAAGGATTATGCAAAAGTAACTATCTCCCGGTTTGATACTTGCCTACGGTATTTCAAAGAGATGGCTTTGAAAAAGTATCACCTAAAGGATATTCCCATGAAAGAAATAAGCCATGCCATCATTCAGGACTATATTCATTTCCTGAAAACAAGGAAGGACTTGCAGGAGAATACAGTAATCCGTTATATGAAGGTAGTGAAGAAAATCACAAACATGGCATTAGCGAATGATTGGATGGAGAAAGACCCGTTTATCAATATCCGTTTCCACGAGCAGGAAGTACACAAAGAGTTTCTAACCAAAGAAGAATTAGAAACTATGCAAAACAAAGTTTTTGATATTCCTCGTTTAGATTTAGTACGTGATATTTTTCTATTCCAATGCTTCACGGGGTTAGCTTTCATAGATGTATCAGAATTAAAAGCAGAACATCTCGTATCTGATAATCAGGGAAATTTATGGATTAGGAAAGCAAGACAGAAAACTAAAGTCATGTGCAACATCCCTCTTTTGGATATACCTTTAGCCATATTGGAGAAATACGATGGGCATCCACTGGCGAAAAAGAAAGGAACATTGTTACCTGTTCCATGCAACCAAAAGCTAAACAATTACTTGAAAGAAATTGCTGATTTATGCAGTATCAAGAAGAATCTAACCACGCATACCGGACGACATACATTTTCGACCGTTGTCGCTTTAGCTAACAATGTATCATTGGAAAATGTAGCCAAAATGCTCGGTCATACCAATACAAAAATGACGCAGCGATACGCAAAAGTATTAGACCAAAGTATTCTCCGAGATATGCAGAATGTACGGGAGAGCTTCTCTACTAAAACCACCTAA
- a CDS encoding beta-ketoacyl-ACP synthase 3 produces the protein MNAIINSIGIYHPKQKVYNSFFEKRLETSDKWIKERTGIESRFFAATDEYTSDMCIKAALNLSSVYNKNLSDVDFIIVATTTPDQIVPSVASQVQTRLKIPHAGAIDISSACAGFCNGLILAKGLIAAGTHKKILVFGADTLSKVTDFTDRNTCILFGDAAGVVIVEQSEENCLLETITETNGEFGKDLYLTNQKNLINDEEVIANNKLHQNGRVVYKWAIQTLSYGLKSLARKNCIALDEVSFFLPHSANYRLLEAVFHELKIPMDKCLDSVREYGNTSAASIPLAWYNGIMSGKIQKNDILLLMGFGGGFTYGGIGIKNQIENKYV, from the coding sequence ATGAATGCAATAATTAATTCGATTGGGATTTATCATCCAAAACAAAAAGTGTATAATTCGTTTTTTGAGAAAAGATTAGAAACTTCTGATAAATGGATTAAAGAAAGGACAGGCATAGAGAGTCGTTTTTTTGCAGCTACGGATGAATATACAAGTGATATGTGTATAAAAGCTGCATTAAATCTTTCATCTGTTTACAATAAAAATTTAAGCGATGTTGATTTTATAATAGTTGCTACTACAACTCCAGACCAAATTGTTCCAAGTGTCGCAAGCCAAGTTCAAACACGTTTAAAAATTCCACATGCAGGAGCAATAGATATATCATCTGCCTGCGCTGGATTTTGTAATGGTTTAATATTAGCAAAGGGATTGATTGCCGCAGGAACTCATAAGAAAATTTTAGTTTTTGGAGCTGATACATTGTCCAAAGTAACAGATTTTACAGATAGAAATACCTGCATATTATTTGGAGATGCAGCAGGAGTAGTTATTGTTGAACAATCAGAAGAAAATTGTTTATTAGAAACAATAACAGAAACAAATGGAGAATTTGGAAAAGACCTTTACCTAACAAATCAAAAAAACTTAATTAATGATGAAGAGGTCATTGCTAATAATAAGCTACATCAAAATGGAAGAGTTGTATATAAATGGGCAATACAAACATTATCGTATGGGTTAAAATCTTTAGCAAGAAAAAATTGTATCGCCTTAGATGAAGTGTCGTTTTTCTTGCCTCACAGTGCAAACTATAGATTGTTAGAAGCAGTGTTTCATGAATTAAAAATACCTATGGATAAATGTTTAGACAGTGTTAGAGAATATGGGAACACCTCTGCCGCTTCTATACCTTTGGCATGGTATAATGGTATTATGAGTGGAAAGATACAGAAAAATGATATTTTATTACTTATGGGATTTGGGGGTGGTTTTACTTATGGTGGTATTGGCATTAAAAATCAGATAGAAAACAAATATGTATGA